The DNA window TAAGAAATTCATAATGGACTAATCCTCACAACCCCATGAAAGCATTAATGTTCGGGTGGGAATTCCCCCCTCACATCCTCGGCGGTCTCGGAACTGCCAGCTACGGTCTCACTAAGGGTATGTGGGAGTGTGGCGACATGGATATCACCTTTGTCATACCCAAGCCGTTCGGCGACGAAGAGAAACACTTCGCCAACATTATCGGCATGTCGCAGGTCCCCATCGTCTGGCGCGATGTAAACTACGACTATGTGCTCGACCGCATCGGGAATGTCATGAATCCCGACCTCTACTACCGTCTGCGCGACCATATCTATGCCGATTTCAACTATATGCGCACCAACGACCTCGGGTGCATAGAATTTTCGGGACGCTACCCCGACAATCTTGTCGAGGAAATCAACAACTACTCGATATGTGCCGGAGTAATCGCACGCACGATTGACTTCGACATCATCCACTCGCACGACTGGCTCACCTACCCCGCCGGCATCCACGCAAAGCAGGTTTCAGGCAAGCCGCTTGTCATCCACGTCCACGCGACTGAGTTTGACCGCTCGCGCGGTAAACCCAACCCGACGGTGTTCGGCATCGAGAAAGACGGCATGAACCATGCCGACCACATCATCTGTGTGTCGAACCTCACCCGTGACACCGTCATCAACAACTACGGCATCGACCCGGCAAAGGTGACCACCGTCCACAACGCGGTGACACCGCTGACCCCTGAACAGCTCAATGTGCCAGAACACAAGAGCAAGGAGAAAGTGGTCACTTTCCTCGGCCGAATCACCATGCAGAAAGGACCGGAATATTTTGTCGAGGCAGCCGCCAAAGTGCTAAAGAACAACCACAACGTGCGCTTCGTCATGGCCGGCAGCGGCGACATGATGGACAAGATGATCCTCCTCGCCGCCGAGCGCGGCATCGCCGACCGCTTCCACTTCCCCGGATTCCAGCGCGGCAGCCAGGTCTACGAGATGTTAAAGGCATCGGATGTCTACATCATGCCATCTGTCTCAGAACCCTTCGGCATCTCGCCGCTTGAGGCAATGCAGATGGGAGTGCCGTCGATCATATCCAAGCAGAGCGGATGTGCCGAAATCCTGACCAACGTCATCAAGACCGACTACTGGGACATCGACGCAATGGCCGATGCCATCAATTCGATCGTGACTTATCCCGCAATGTACCAGCAATTGCGCGAGGACGGTCTCGCCGAAGTCAACCAGATCACATGGGACAAGGCCGGACGCAAAGTCATCGATATATATAATAAGGTGTTAAATAAATAGGGGCGTTGACTGACCAATAGCAAAGAAGAACTACGCCTGTCAAAACAACATACAGACAATTAATCATGAAAGCAATTTGTTTTTATTTTCAGATCCATCAACCATTCCGTCTGAAAAGATACCGCTTCTTCGACATAGGCAACGACCACTATTACTATGATGACTTCGCAAACGACGACATCATAACCCGCATCGCTCAGCGCAGCTACATTCCCGCAGCCGAGACTCTGCTCAGAATGATCGAAGCCGGCAACGGCAAGTTCAGATGCGCGCTCTCGATCTCAGGCACCGCACTCGAACAGTTCGAACAGTATGTCCCCGAATTCATCGACCTTCTCAAGAAACTCGCCGATACGGGCTGTGTCGAATTCCTCGCCGAGACCTACGCACATTCGCTGTCGTCGCTCGCCGACCCCGAAGAATTTGCAAATCAGGTGAAAGTCCATGATGAAAAAATCAAGGAACTCTTCGGCCAGACACCCAAGGTGTTGCGCAACACGGAGCTTATCTATTGCGATGACCTCGCGCCCCAGATTCTCGCAATGGGCTACAAGGGTGTGATCACCGAAGGTGCAAAACATATCCTCGGATGGAAATCACCCAACTATGTCTACTGCGCCGCATCAGCTCCCAAACTCAAGATTCTGCTGAAGAACGACAAGTTCTCCGACGATATCTCAGACCGCTTCTCAAACACCGCATGGGACGAATATCCCCTCACAGCCGACAAATATATCGACTGGATCGCATCGACCCCTGCAGAGGAGCAGATTATCAACCTTTTCATGAACCTCGAAGTGTTTGGCGACTTCCAGCCTCGCGAAACCGGCATCTTCCAGTTCCTCGAAGCACTCCCCCGCTTCGCCGAAGAGCGCGGTATCGAATTCTGGACACCTACCACCGTCGTCAGCAAGCTCAAGCCGGTGGCAGAACTCTCGATCATGCACCCGATTTCATGGGCCGATGAAGCACGCGACACCTCTGCATGGCTCGGAAACAAGCTCCAGAACGAGGCGTTCAACAAGCTCTACTCCGTCAGCGAGCGTGTCCGTCTCTGTGAAGACCGCCGTCTGAAGCAGGACTGGTATTACCTTCAGGCTTCCGACCATTTCTTCTACATGTCGACCAAAAACATGCACGACGGTTCGGTTCATTCTCATTTCTCGCCTTACGACACCCCGTTTGACGCATTCACGAACTACATGAACGTCCTTGCCGACTTTATCGTCCGTGTCGAAGAGCAATACCCGATGTCGATAGACAACGAGGAGCTAAGCTCGCTTCTCACGACTATCCGCAATCAGGAGCGTGAAATCGAGGTCCTCAACAAGGAAGCCGAATCAATGCGCAAGAACATCGAACACTTCAACGAAGAGCATCTCCTGCGCGAGAAAGCGGCAGAAAAAGCGTCGGCGCCTGCCAAAAGAGGCCCTAAGCCAAAAGCGAAGAAAGCCGACGATGCTCCGAAATGCAAACGCGGACGCAAGAAAGCAAACCCGGAAGAACCGAAAGCCGAGTAAAAGATAATTGACAAATCAATATCACTGAAAAGCAAATGCGCCACTCATTCCACACATGAGCAGGCGCATTTTTTTGACCCATAGGCACGCTTTCGATTGTTTATAACAGTAGGGGATGAACGTGTCGTCCACTTTTTAACTATTTTACAAACGACAAAATCTTTTGAAAATGAAGAAATTTATCCTCGCACTAATGCTGTCGGCCATACTTCCGGCAACAGTGGCGTCTGCCAATGACGGAAACGATTCCAACGACGGATGGACACTTGTATGGAGCGATGAGTTCGACTATGACGGCGCACCTGACTCGACAGTCTGGAATTTCGAACAGGGATATATCAGAAACCATGAGGCCCAATGGTATCAGAAAGACAATGCCGTCTGCCGCGACGGATTTCTTGTCATCGAGGGAAAGAAGACCGATGACCCGCAGAAACCATACACGTCATCGTCGCTAACAACGATGAACAAGAAAGAATTCAAGTATGGCAGGTTTGAAGTGCGCGCCAAAATACCGGTCGGCGGAGGCGCATGGCCGGCGATATGGGTCCACGGCACAGGACTGCAGTGGCCGTCGTGCGGCGAAATCGACATGATGGAGTGCTACCCCATAAAGGGAGAGCCGCACCTGCTGGCAAACGCCTGCTGGGGAACGGACAAACAGCTCGTCGCCAAATGGGATGCGGCCAAAATACCACTCTCGCATTTCACCGAAAAAGATCCGGACTGGAAAGACAAGTTCCATGTGTGGCGCATGGACTGGGATGAAAAAGAAATCAAGCTTTATGTCGATGACGAACTGCTTAATGAAGTCGCGCTGAGTGAGACGGTCAACGGATCGTTCGGACGGCATATAAATCCGTTTACAAAACCGCTCTACATAATAGTCAACCTTGCGATGGGCGGCGATGCCGGAGGTGAGATAGACGATTCGATGCTACCGTTTGTCTACGAGATTGACTACGTAAGGGTTTACCAGAAAAAATAACTGTCTCCGCCCTTTTTGAGACGGAGACCGGAGGGAGAGTGACGGGCTGCCTGAGAGAAGAGCAGCCTGTCAAGGGAACAGTTTTGCCATGGATCGATTCTGTATTGTAAGGTTTACAACACCGTGTTTCAATTGCGCCAACGCGGGTCGCCTATATTCTTCTCTACAATTATCGAGGGAAGAGTCTTATAGCGCAGAGCGTTGTAGATATCGGCAGGAGCTTCATGGTCCTTTGGATTGGGCTTCGAGGCATCGTAAGCCGTGTAGGGAGGATTGGGGCTGGTGAAGAGATCCGTAGCGCGGAGCACTTTACCGTTGTCGTCGGTGAGCGCTTTGACCTTGAGGTCGTCCTTCTCTCCGAGATTGCCCGGGTTCCATGTCAGTGAGCCGAAGGAGTTCTTGGCATTGGAGAACTGTGAGCCGGTGAAAATCTTGTCGTCCTTGTCGTGAGAGTCCTGACAGCCTACAGAGTAGTTGTCCTTGACTCTGAACGAGAATTCGCCATTGCCCTTGATTGTACGGATGTCAGCTCCGGTCTGATAAATAGAACGGGAGTCAGCCTCATCGCGGGCGATTACAATGAGATTACGCTGGAATGAGTAATATGAACCTCCGGGGACATAACGGGTCTGGAAGAAGTTACGGCCCGACGAGCGAGTAGAGAAGTTGATGAAGGTGTTGCCTTCGATGCGGATGTTCCACTTCACGTTGTCGGAGTAGTTGAGGTCCTTGTCGTTGTCAGATATGAGGGCTGTGCGGGGCGAATCATACATGGTGTTGTTTGTCCATGAGAAATCACAGAAGATGTTTGAGGTTGTCTTGGCACCGTCACCTGCGATCCATGCATATCCGCGACCGTTATTGTCGAAGTAACCGCAGTTGTAGAAAAGGTTGCCGTCGACCACGATTTTTCTGAATGTCTTGTCCTTCTTTCCCTGCACGCGGAGGAAACCACGGATCATGCGCTGGAAAGAGCAGTTGCGCACTTCAAGAGATTCGAACACAACTTCCATACCGTCGCCATACATGTTGGCGAAATAGTTTCCTGAAGCGGAAGCCACGCCGGTCTCCTGATGTCCGAAGTTAGTGGCGAGGGGACAGTCAAAGTCGATGTTCTCGAAGACCACAGAGCCTACTTCGATGGGGAAATCCGATTCACCGGCCTGACGCTGACGTCCGAACATGAAGTTGGCAGTGTTAAGCTCGGCTGTCTCAGCTCCATACTCGTCAAGACGCACACCTATACCGCCCATATAGACCTTTGCACGCTTGCCGGCAGCGACGTCGGCGGGATTCGTGGCGAGAGTGAAGCCTTTTGCAATCACAGGGTTCTCATAGAAGTAGTATGCTTTTCCACCTTCAAGATAGAATACCTGACCTTCGGCAAGACGCACGTTGTTTGCGAAGTTACCGATAATGGTGTCAAGCGAAGAAGCGTCGTAGGCCACAGCACCGGGGACGGGGTCTTTCGCCCAGACCTTGTGCTCGATGAGGATAGGTTCGCCGGGAGCGCCGTAGATAGGCTTGCTGATCGAGTTGTAGCGGGCATCCACGATGGCCGGTTTAGACTCATTGACAGCGTTGATCTCATATTTGGCGTTCATGGTCAGACCGCCGATTCTGAAAGTAGCCACACCATCCTTGAAATCTGTGGGCTGAAGCTGATAGTCAAGCCACTGAGAGTCAATCGTTGCATCAGGAGTGTCCTTAGAGGGAGTGATGACGAGTTTGTCGACCTTAAACTTGGCGGTGTTCATGTCGTTCTGGGTTCCGTCAGACACGAAGTCGAAGTTCTTGCTGAAATCCTCGAAAACCGACTGATATTCCGACTCTTTGGCAGCCACTTCCTTCACATGATCGATGACATTGACGTTGAGAGTCACGATAAAAGCGTCGTTGCTTTTAGAAATCTCAGCCTTGACCATTTTTGGAGTGGTGTAGCGTGGCTCGGTCACCAGTCCTGCCTGCTCGGCCCATTCGCGTCCGTTGCCCATGCCATACCATTTGGAGTGATGAGCCTCGTTTCCATCGGGATGAAGCACGCGGATTGCGAAACGGTAGCCCTGCTCATATTCGAGGTCGTCGATACGGAGGGTAAGCTGATCGGGGGGAACTATCTTGGAATATTTGCCGTCTTCCCACTGATAGAGACGTTCGGGATTTGTCCAGTCCTCTTCCTTGCCGGAGGTCAGTCCGGATTCAGGTCCGAATTTTATTTCATAGCCGGCTGCATTTGACACGCCATACCATGCGAGAACCACAGAGTTGAGCTCGTCGGTGAGGACTCTCATACCATAGGGATCGTCGTCGACATTGGTGTTTTCCTTGAGTCGGAACATCGTCATCGGCATGCGGTCATAGTCCTCGGCCGGGTTGGCCGGACCCATGATCTCATCCTCTTTACAAGAAGCGAATCCGAGAGCAAAGATGGCAGTGAGGCAATATAATAATGTCTTCTTCATTTTAGTATTTGATGATTTTAGAGATTGTCTAAAAAAAGATTTTATGATTTTAAGATAGGTCAGAGAAATGTCATCGTTTTTCAGACAATCTCTATTCTTTAGATTCAGGTTTTTTGAATAGGTAGCTCTTCAAATAAGTTTTTCAGAGCTACCCGGATTATTATCTGTAGCCGTACTGGTTGACATACTTGCCCTGAGAGCGGGTGATGACCGAACGCGGATACGGGAGGATGTAGCGCACAGCGGGAAGCTCATCGGCCGACGGGAAGACCGAGGGGTCGGGAGCTCCGACATAGTTTCCGTTGTCGTTGATAAGGATGCTGCCGCTCTTTGAATCGCAATAGATGTAGCCTCGCAGAGAATAGCAGAAATGAGCTGTCGGGCGTGAGGTGTTCTCGTCAAACCAGTTCATATAGTCGGCACGTGCGACCTGCTGGTCTTTTCCATCAACCTTTATCTTGATTTTTTCATCACCCGATTCAGGAAGACGGTAGGGGTTGACTATGTAGACCACTCTCACATTGGGAGATGCCTGAGGGAACTTGTCGAAAGAATAGTAATTATCGTTAGGAGCATTGTTGACATAGTAAAGCGAGTTCATCCATTTGGTGTCATAGACGCTTCCGTTACCGAAGTCATACTCACCCACAGGGCTGTCATAACCGCTGCCACGGTCGGCGGCCGCATAGTAGCGGAAGAAAGTCCAGT is part of the Duncaniella dubosii genome and encodes:
- a CDS encoding glycosyltransferase family 4 protein; its protein translation is MKALMFGWEFPPHILGGLGTASYGLTKGMWECGDMDITFVIPKPFGDEEKHFANIIGMSQVPIVWRDVNYDYVLDRIGNVMNPDLYYRLRDHIYADFNYMRTNDLGCIEFSGRYPDNLVEEINNYSICAGVIARTIDFDIIHSHDWLTYPAGIHAKQVSGKPLVIHVHATEFDRSRGKPNPTVFGIEKDGMNHADHIICVSNLTRDTVINNYGIDPAKVTTVHNAVTPLTPEQLNVPEHKSKEKVVTFLGRITMQKGPEYFVEAAAKVLKNNHNVRFVMAGSGDMMDKMILLAAERGIADRFHFPGFQRGSQVYEMLKASDVYIMPSVSEPFGISPLEAMQMGVPSIISKQSGCAEILTNVIKTDYWDIDAMADAINSIVTYPAMYQQLREDGLAEVNQITWDKAGRKVIDIYNKVLNK
- a CDS encoding glycoside hydrolase family 57 protein, producing MKAICFYFQIHQPFRLKRYRFFDIGNDHYYYDDFANDDIITRIAQRSYIPAAETLLRMIEAGNGKFRCALSISGTALEQFEQYVPEFIDLLKKLADTGCVEFLAETYAHSLSSLADPEEFANQVKVHDEKIKELFGQTPKVLRNTELIYCDDLAPQILAMGYKGVITEGAKHILGWKSPNYVYCAASAPKLKILLKNDKFSDDISDRFSNTAWDEYPLTADKYIDWIASTPAEEQIINLFMNLEVFGDFQPRETGIFQFLEALPRFAEERGIEFWTPTTVVSKLKPVAELSIMHPISWADEARDTSAWLGNKLQNEAFNKLYSVSERVRLCEDRRLKQDWYYLQASDHFFYMSTKNMHDGSVHSHFSPYDTPFDAFTNYMNVLADFIVRVEEQYPMSIDNEELSSLLTTIRNQEREIEVLNKEAESMRKNIEHFNEEHLLREKAAEKASAPAKRGPKPKAKKADDAPKCKRGRKKANPEEPKAE
- a CDS encoding glycoside hydrolase family 16 protein, with product MLSAILPATVASANDGNDSNDGWTLVWSDEFDYDGAPDSTVWNFEQGYIRNHEAQWYQKDNAVCRDGFLVIEGKKTDDPQKPYTSSSLTTMNKKEFKYGRFEVRAKIPVGGGAWPAIWVHGTGLQWPSCGEIDMMECYPIKGEPHLLANACWGTDKQLVAKWDAAKIPLSHFTEKDPDWKDKFHVWRMDWDEKEIKLYVDDELLNEVALSETVNGSFGRHINPFTKPLYIIVNLAMGGDAGGEIDDSMLPFVYEIDYVRVYQKK